One window of Klebsiella quasivariicola genomic DNA carries:
- the cydA gene encoding cytochrome ubiquinol oxidase subunit I: MLDIVELSRLQFALTAMYHFLFVPLTLGMAFLLAIMETVYVLSGKQIYKDMTKFWGKLFGINFALGVATGLTMEFQFGTNWSYYSHYVGDIFGAPLAIEGLMAFFLESTFVGLFFFGWDRLGKVQHMAVTWLVALGSNLSALWILVANGWMQNPIASDFNFETMRMEMVSFSELVLNPVAQVKFVHTVASGYVTGAMFILAISSWYMLKGRDFAFAKRSFAIAASFGMAAILSVIVLGDESGYEMGDVQKTKLAAIEAEWETQPAPAAFTLFGIPDQNAQTNHFAIQIPYALGIIATRSVDKPVIGLKDLMVQHEERIRNGMKAYALLEQLRAGSTDQAVRDQFNNVKKDLGYGLLLKRYTPNVADATEEQIAKATKDSIPSVAPLYFAFRIMVACGILMLLIIGASFWSVIRNRIGEKKWLLRAAFYGLPLPWIAVESGWFVAEYGRQPWAIGEVLPTAVANSSLTAGDLIFSMLLICGLYTLFLVAELFLMFKFARKGPSSLKTGRYHFEQSSAAIQSAR; encoded by the coding sequence ATGTTAGATATAGTCGAACTGTCGCGCTTACAGTTTGCCTTGACCGCGATGTACCACTTCCTGTTTGTGCCACTAACGCTCGGTATGGCGTTCCTGCTGGCCATCATGGAAACGGTCTACGTCCTTTCCGGCAAACAGATTTATAAAGATATGACCAAATTCTGGGGCAAGTTGTTTGGTATCAACTTCGCGCTGGGTGTGGCGACCGGTCTGACCATGGAGTTCCAGTTCGGGACTAACTGGTCGTATTACTCACACTACGTGGGCGATATCTTCGGTGCGCCGCTGGCCATTGAAGGTCTGATGGCCTTCTTCCTCGAATCCACCTTTGTAGGTCTGTTCTTCTTCGGTTGGGATCGTCTCGGTAAAGTTCAGCACATGGCGGTCACCTGGCTGGTGGCGCTGGGCTCCAACCTCTCCGCACTGTGGATCCTCGTCGCTAACGGCTGGATGCAAAACCCGATCGCATCGGACTTCAACTTCGAAACCATGCGTATGGAGATGGTCAGCTTCTCTGAACTGGTGCTTAACCCGGTCGCCCAGGTGAAATTCGTTCACACCGTGGCGTCTGGCTATGTCACCGGCGCGATGTTCATCCTCGCCATCAGCTCATGGTACATGCTGAAAGGCCGTGATTTTGCTTTTGCCAAGCGCTCTTTTGCCATCGCAGCCAGCTTCGGTATGGCGGCGATCCTCTCCGTTATTGTGCTGGGTGACGAATCCGGTTACGAAATGGGTGACGTGCAGAAAACCAAACTGGCGGCTATCGAAGCAGAGTGGGAAACCCAGCCGGCGCCGGCGGCCTTTACCCTGTTTGGTATTCCCGATCAGAATGCGCAAACCAACCACTTCGCGATCCAGATCCCTTACGCGCTGGGCATTATTGCCACCCGCTCGGTGGATAAGCCGGTTATCGGTCTGAAGGATCTGATGGTTCAGCACGAAGAGCGTATCCGTAACGGGATGAAAGCGTACGCGCTGCTGGAGCAACTGCGTGCCGGTTCGACTGACCAGGCCGTGCGTGATCAGTTCAATAATGTGAAGAAAGACCTCGGCTATGGCCTGCTGCTCAAGCGCTATACCCCGAACGTCGCGGACGCTACCGAAGAGCAGATCGCCAAAGCGACTAAAGACTCTATACCGAGCGTCGCGCCGCTGTACTTCGCCTTCCGTATCATGGTGGCGTGCGGCATCCTGATGCTGTTGATTATCGGCGCCTCTTTCTGGAGCGTGATCCGTAACCGCATTGGCGAGAAAAAATGGCTGCTGCGCGCCGCGTTCTATGGCCTGCCGCTGCCGTGGATTGCCGTGGAATCAGGCTGGTTTGTTGCCGAATATGGCCGTCAGCCGTGGGCGATTGGTGAGGTCCTGCCGACGGCGGTGGCCAACTCGTCGCTAACCGCAGGCGATCTGATCTTCTCTATGTTGCTGATCTGCGGTCTGTACACGCTGTTCCTGGTGGCTGAACTGTTCCTGATGTTCAAGTTTGCCCGCAAAGGACCTAGCAGCCTGAAAACCGGCCGCTATCACTTTGAACAGTCCTCTGCGGCTATTCAGTCGGCACGCTAA